One Cygnus atratus isolate AKBS03 ecotype Queensland, Australia chromosome 6, CAtr_DNAZoo_HiC_assembly, whole genome shotgun sequence DNA segment encodes these proteins:
- the ACADL gene encoding long-chain specific acyl-CoA dehydrogenase, mitochondrial — protein MAARLLRLRGLLRAAGPRPFSTQASPAHAEQHGTKRQEPSSAKSLTDIGTRRIFTSDHDIFRESARKFFQEEVLPFHAEWEKDGQVSRELWEKAGQQGLLGVAIAEKHGGIGADILSSAVVWEEQMYVNCTGPGFSLHSDIVMPYIANYGSEEQIKRFIPEMAAGKCIGAIAMTEPGAGSDLQGVRTYAKKDGSDWILNGSKVFITNGWMSDVVIVVAVTNREARSPAHGISLFLVENGTKGFIKGRKLNKIGLKAQDTAELFFEDVRLPASALLGKENKGFYYLMAELPQERLLIADMALAGCEFMFEETRNYVKQRKAFGKTIAHLQTVQHKLAEMKTQICVGRAFLDNCLQLHADKRLDSSTASMAKYWSSDLQNSVATQCVQLHGGWGYMWEYPIAKAFVDARVQPIYGGTNEIMKELIARDIVSDK, from the exons ATGGCGGCGCGGCTGCTCCGCTTGCGTGGGCTCTTGCGGGCTGCCGGTCCCCGGCCCTTCTCTACCCAGGCCAG cccTGCACATGCTGAACAGCATGGCACAAAGCGCCAAGAACCTTCTTCGGCTAAAAGTTTAACCGATATAGGAACTCGGAGGATCTTCACATCCGATCATGATATCTTCAGGGAGAGTGCCAGGAAATTCTTTCAGGAAGAAGTGCTGCCTTTTCATGCAGA ATGGGAGAAGGATGGCCAGGTGAGCAGGGAGCTCTGGGAAAAAGCTGGACAGCAGGGCTTGCTGGGTGTTGCTATTGCTGAAAAGCATGGAGGCATTGGAGCGGATATTCTCTCTTCTGCCGTGGTCTGGGAGGAGCA GATGTATGTTAACTGTACTGGCCCAGGCTTCAGCCTTCATTCAGATATAGTCATGCCTTACATTGCAAACTATGGCTCTGAAGAACAGATTAAACGCTTTATCCCTGAAATGGCTGCAGGCAAGTGTATTGGTGCCATTGCCATGACAGAACCTGGGGCTGGCAG TGATTTGCAAGGAGTACGAACATATGCAAAAAAAGATGGAAGTGACTGGATTCTTAACGGGAGTAAG GTATTCATCACCAATGGTTGGATGAGTGATGTAGTGATTGTGGTTGCAGTTACAAACCGAGAAGCCCGATCTCCTGCCCATGGAATCAGCCTTTTTCTGGtggaaaatggaacaaaagGTTTCATCAAAGGACGCAAGCTGAACAAGATTGGCCTGAAAGCTCAA gacacagcagagctgtttttcGAAGATGTGCGGTTGCCAGCAAGTGCCttgcttggaaaagaaaacaaaggcttcTATTATTTGATGGCAGAGCTCCCTCAG GAGAGACTGTTAATTGCTGATATGGCTCTTGCTGGTTGTGAGTTCATGTTTGAAGAAACAAGGAATTACgtgaagcaaagaaaagcctttGGGAAGACGATTGCACACTTGCAG ACTGTACAGCACAAGTTGGCAGAAATGAAAACGCAGATTTGTGTGGGACGAGCCTTTTTGGACAACTGTTTGCAGCTGCATGCAGATAAACGCCTGGACTCCTCCACAGCTTCTATGGCTAAGTATTG gTCGTCTGATCTCCAGAACAGCGTAGCTACTCAGTGTGTGCAACTGCACGGAGGCTGGGGGTACATGTGGGAGTATCCAATTGCAAA AGCTTTTGTGGACGCCCGTGTTCAACCGATCTACGGCGGCACcaatgaaataatgaaagagCTGATTGCTAGAGACATTGTCAGTGACAAGTAG